DNA sequence from the Streptomyces sp. HUAS 15-9 genome:
GACCTCGGCCAGCCGTCTGCCCGAGGGTGTGAAGACGACACTGTCGTACGGCGGCCACTGCGGACCGGGGAACAAGTCCCGGGAATCACGGGCGATCCAGGCACCATCCGCCCTGTCGACGATGTCGACGGGAAAGTCCAGTTCACGGTTGCCGATCAGAGCCCCGTCGGTGAGGGAGAGACGCAGCAGCCGCGTACGGCGGTCGGCGCTGTCCCCCACGAAGTAGGGGACCCAGGCGGACTCCTGGTCCGGAGCCACGTACACCTGCCGGCCGACATGACCGTGCTCGTCGGGCACGGACACGGACCAGAGCAGCTCCCCGTCCCGGGACCAGCACTCCAGAAGGGTGCGGGAGCGCAGGACGGCGAGGACGCGTCCGTCACACAGGGGTTCCAGGACGGTGACTCCGTCGCGCGGGGCCCAGGCACGGCCGCGGCCGGCGGCCAGCTCGGCGAGGTGGGCGCGAGCGTCGGGGATACGGGGAAGTCGCTCGGGGGCGTTCCAGTCGACCTCGACGGGTGAACGGGGACCCGGGGTCAGGGTCTCGGCGTCGACGACACAGGCGAGGTAGTGATCGAGCCCGTCGCGCTCTCCCTCCGTGTCCGGCACGGAGAGGGTGAGCTCAAGGCTCTCCCCGTCATCGGACCAACGGTGCGCGGTGACACCGACGTCGTCGAAAGCCAGGGTCGCGCGGACGCGGGTCTCCGGCTCGTAGAGGATCAGCTGTCCCTGGCGCTCGTACTCGTCGTCCCCTTCCTCCGTGCCGAGGGCCAGGACCGGGCGGCTCGGATGGAAGGCCAGGCACTCCACACCGTGCTCGAACTCCAGCTGCTCCCACAGGCCGAGGTCGCTCAGCCGGTACACGACGACGCGGCCACCGCCCGAGCCGCTGGCGTGACAGCTGACGGCAAGCCAGCGACCGTCGGCACTTTCGGTGACCTGGAAGGGGAAACCGAGTTCCGGGAAGGGGGTGTCGGGGATCAGGTGCACTTGCCCTCTGCGTTGCTGTAGCTCGACTTGAACCAGGCCAGTTCAACTTACCGGGCGCTCTCCCGTGTACAGGGCCGGCGCAAACCACCTTCCTCCCCGTGAACGGCGATGTGGCCGCGTCCGTCTGGGGCCTGCGCCGGAGGGCAACACGTATCCGCTGAGTTGCTGCACGGGGTACTGATGGCCCAGCTTGTACGGCCGTGTGCGGCACCGGAGTGATACTCACCCCATGGCAGCAACGGATCTCCACGAACTCCTGAAGTCACTACGGGTATGGGCGCCCGGTGTCACGGAGCTACCCCCTTTCGACCCGGACACAGCGCCCCCGACACCCGTCCCGCTCTTCACGAGTTGGTTCGCGGAGGCGGTGGCGGCGGGCCAGTACGAGCCGCACACCATGTCGCTGGCGACGACGGACGAGGAGGGCCACCCGGACGTACGGATCGTGATGCTGCACGGCGCCGATGAGGACGGCTGGGCCTTCGCGACGCACGCGACGAGCCGCAAGGGCGGCCACCTGAGGGCCCACCCGTATGCGGCCCTGGCGTTCTACTGGCCGGTGCTGGGCCGCCAGGTCCGCGTCCGGGGCTCGGTCACCTCGGCGCCGTCGGAGGAGAGCCAGGCGGACCTCCACGCCCGTTCGACGGGAGCACTGGCAGCGGCACTGACGGGACGCCAGAGCGAAGTCCTGGGGTCGGTGGAGGAGCTGAGGCAGGCATCGGAGGCCGCGTGGGACCGGGCCCGCAACAACCCGACGGCCCCGTCGCCGACGTGGACGCTCTACCGACTCCACCCGAAGGAGGTCGAGTTCTTCCAGGGAGACCCGGACCGGAGACACGTACGCCTGCTGTACCGCCGCGGGACGGAGGGCTGGAACAGGGAACTACTGTGGCCGTGAGCCACGGGGGGTCACCGTGGGGCCGCCCGCTTCTTTGTCAGTGTCGTGCTTCCACGCCCCGAGTAAAGGGCGCTCCGCTCCACTGCGTTCCGCTCCGCGTCGCCTTCGGCGATGGCCCTGCGGGCCACCCTTGACTAGGGGCGTTCCAGCACGGGTGAGAAGCGAGCGGGCGGCCCGGGGAAAGTGGCCGGCTTGGGCGCGCCGGGCCCTTGGGTGGGCTGCGTTCTGGGCCGGGGTGACGGGGGGCGCGGTCTCGCCTCGCCAGCACGCCGGGCGGGCTTAGCGGCTTGCGGCCGGTGGGGAGCGGGGCCGCAATCGGCTGGGTGGTGGCACGCCGGGTCGGCTAGCGGCTTGCGGCCGGTGGGGAGTGGCGCGCGGGGGCTGAGTGGCGGCACGCCGGGTCGGCTAGCGGCTTGCGGCCGGTGGGGAGTGGAGCGCGGGGGCTGGGCGGCGGCACGCCGGGTCGGCTAGCGGCTTGCGGCCGGTGGGGAGCTGGGCACGCATCAGCCGGGTGAAGGCACGCCGGGAGGGCTTGGCGACTTGCGGCCGGTGGGACGGGAGCGCATCAGCCGGGCGGCGGCACACTGGCTCGGCTTGGCGACTTGCGGCCGGTGGGCGGTGAGCGCGGGGAGGCGGGCGGCGGCACGCCGAGTCGGCATAGCGGCGAGCGGCCGGTGGGCGGTGAGCGCGGGGGCGGGCGGGGCGGCACGCCGAGTCGGCATAGCGGCGAGCGGCCGGTGGGCGGTGAGCGCGGGGAGGCGGGCGGCGGCACGCCGAGTCGGCATAGCGGCGAGCGGCCAGTGGGCGGTGAGCGCGGGGAGGCGGGCGGCGGCACGCCGAGTCGGCATAGCGGCGAGCGGCCAGTGGGCGGTGAGCGCGGGGAGGCGGGCGGCGGCACGCCGAGTCGGCATAGCGGCGAGCGGCCGGTGGGGGCGGGGTGCGCATCGGCCAAGTGATGGCAGGCACCCTGGGTGGGGTTGGCGGCTTACGGCTTAAGGGTGTAGGCGCTCGGAGATGACCTGTAGGCAAACCACCTGATGGTCGGTGGGAGAGTACGGGGCGGGGTGGTGGGTCGTGACCGTTGGCTGGCGCAAGGACAGGATTGGGAGCGCGCTGCGGGGTGAGAACCCTTCGGTGCTTGCGCGGTTGGAGTCGGGGTTCGCGGTGATCGGGGACGTTCAGTTTCTGCCGGGGTACTCGCTGCTCCTGGTGGACGACCCGTCGGTGCAGCGGCTGTCGGAGCTTCCGCAGATCAGACGACTGGCGTTCCTCTCCGACATGGACAAGCTGGGCGAGGCCGTCGAGCGCGCCTGCAAGCGCCTGGACCCGGCCTTCCGTCGGGTCAACCTGGAGATCCTGGGAAACACCGACCCGTTCCTGCACGTCCACGTGTGGCCGCGATACGACTGGGAGCCACCCGACCTCGTGGGCCGCCCGGTCTGGCTGTACCCAAGGGGGAGTTGGGGCAACGAACGGCACGCGCTGGGCCCCCAGCACAACGCCGTCCGCAAGGCGATCACCGACGAACTGACCCAGGGAAGGCGCCGGGAGACCCCCTGAAGCAGGCCCCGGGACAGCAATTGGAACCTTCGGGCCACCCAAGTCCCGACGACCTGCTGATTCCGCCCCCTCACTGTCCCATTCCTTCCAACAACGCCCGCCAACACAACTGGTGTGACGGAAGCGATCGATGAGACACGGCTAGGCACCGGTGCGACCACGCGGAGGTACCCGGAGTCACCCCCACCCGCCCACTCACCCAGCCAACCATCGGTCCGCCCGGCCACGCCCCTCCGGCCGCAAGACGCTGAGCCGACCCGGCGTGCCATCTCTCCGCCGATGCGGCCCCGCCACCCACCACCCGCAAGCCGCCAACCCCACCCGGCGTGCCACCACCCAGCCGATTGCCCCCCCGCCACCCACCACCCGCAAGCCGCCAACCCCACCCGGCGTGCCACCACCCAGCCGATTGCCCCCCCCGCCACCCACCACCCGCAAGCCGCCAACCCCACCCGGCGTGCCACCACCCAGCCGATTGCGGCCCCGCTCCCCACCGGCCGCAAGCCGCTAAGCCCGCCCGGCGTGCTGGCGAGGCGAGACCGCGCCCCCCGTCACCCCGGCCCAGAACGCAGCCCACCCAAGGGCCCGGCGCGCCCAAGCCGGCCACTTTCCCCGGGCCGCCCGCTCGCTTCTCACCCGTGCTGGAACGCCCCTAGTCAAGGGTGGCCCGCAGGGCCATCGCCGAAGGCGACGCGGAGCGGAACGCAGTGGAGCGGAGCGCCCTTTACTCGGGGCGCGGAAGCACGACACTGACAAAGAAGCGGGCGGCCCCACGGCCACTCGTCAGCACCGGGGCACTGCACCCACCCCACCCCACCTCACGCCCGCTCAACCCCCACGCCCGCTCAACCCCCCTCCCCCCGAAACCTGTACGCCGCGAAATCGGCAACCTCCCGGTATCCGATCCGCCGGTACAGCGCGTTGCTCGTTGGGTTTGCCAGGTCGGTGAAGAGGAGTACCTCCTTCGCCCCGGCCGCCCGCGCGGCGCGGCTCGCCTCGGCTGTCGCGGCGCCCGCGTATCCGCGTCCGCGGAGGTGTGCGGGGGTGTAGACGGGGCCGATCCTGATCTGCCCGGCGACCTGGCGGGTCACCCCGGCCAGGGAAACGGGCGTGCCGTCGGGGGTTTCCCAGAGGGTGGTGCCGCCGTAGGCGATGCGCGCGTCGGCCCACTCGTCGGGGGCGATGAAGCCGGGTTCTCCGACCGCCTCGGAGAACTCCACGACCCAGCGCCTCAGCAGGTTCCGGTCGGCGGGGCCGACGGACCTCGCCCGTCCCTCCGGCACCGGCTCCGGTACCGCCAGCTCCCCCAGCCTGTAGAGCCGTTGGCGCATACGCAGTTCGCCGGACGCGCCCGATCGCCGCTGCCAGGCTTCCACGAATGCCTCTGCCGACGCCCGCTCGGCGGCGACCGCGGGGACGGGGTGGCCGGTGTCGAGCAGCCTGGCCGCGAGGGCGTCGGCCTCCTCGGCCGTGAGCGCGGTGAAGCTCAGCTGGTGCGGAGGCGTGTGCAGCAGGGTCGCCCGGACCGTGCCGTTCTCATCCGTCAGCGTGCCGAACAGCGGTGACCCCTCGCCATAGACATTGAGTCCACGCGTCCGGAGCACATCCGTCACCGTCAGCTGCACCGTGTGCAGAGCCGGCCGGGAGCGCAGGAAGGCGCCCGCTCGGGAGAGGAAGGCGTCCAGGTCTTCGGTGAGCTGCCAGTCGTATGCAGGGGCCATACCTCATGATCCCGGCACAACGTGCGCCACGCCCGCAATTGACCCTCTAGCCCTCGTGCGCCTCGGGATCCGTGGCTATCCGTGCGTGCAGATGCACATCCCGGAACGCGTCGAGCCGCCCCGCCTCGAACATCGCCCCGCGCAGTGTCCCCTCGTACAAGAACCCGCACTTCCGCGCGATCCGGCACGAAGCGTCATGCCCTACAGCGTGCCCCAACTCCAGCCGGTGCAGCCCCAGTTCCGTGAATGCCCAGGATGAGGCGAGGGTCAGCGCCCGCGTGGCCACGCGTCGGCCGCGCGCCTCCGGGAGGACCCAGTAGCCGACACGGGCGGTACGCATGACGCGGTCGATCATGTTGAGGCCGATGTGCCCCAGCGCCGTACCGCTGTCCGCGTCCGTGACGCAGAAGTGCGCGCAGTTGCCGTTCGCCTCGTTCTCCGCCTGCTTGTGCAGGGACGCCCGTGCTCCGTCGAGGTCGGTGACCGCCAGCAGGGGTGTGTTCCAGCGCTGGAATTCGGGATCGGACCTGCCGCGCAGCCAAGTCGCCGCGTCGAGGTCCGCGGTCGCGTCCCATCGGCGAAGACACAGACCGTGGCCATCGAGCTCGGGACACTGCCGTTCGGGGATGCGTTCATGAGCGGTAGCCATGGGCCCATTGAATCCCCTCGGCACTGAATCCCCCAGCCCATCTCAGTCGCCCGCGGGCCGGAACCCCACTCGCCCGCGGGTCGAAACCTCAGTCGCCCTCAGGCCGGAACACCGCGATCCCCTCCCGGAACACGACGGCCAGTTCGGCCCCCGCCCGCAGTTCCTCCGCCTCGCACCCCACCACCTCGGTCATCATCCGTGGTCCCTCCGCCAGGTCGACCACGGCGGCGACGTACGGTGTGCGGTCCCCGAACGGCGGAAGGTCGTTCCGGTAAACCACCGACCAGGTGTAGAGAGTCGCCCGGCCGCTCGCCTCCTCCCAGGTCACGTCCTCGCCCCAGCAGAACGGGCAGAACTCGCGGGGGTAGTGGTGGGCGCGTCCGCAGCCGGGGGCCCGGCAGCGGCGTATCAGCAGCCGGCCCTCCTTGGCTGCCTCCCAGTACGTCCTGGTGAAGGCGTCCACCTCCGGCACGTCGAATCCGGGCGATACCATCAGAGCCATCCCACCTCACCCTTCAGAACCACCTTGCCTCCCCTCCATCAGAACCACCCTGCCTCCCCCCATCAGAACCACCCCAGCGCCGCATCCACCGACCACGTCTGCCACGCCATCCCGAACAGCCCCACCACCGAGATGAGCGCCATCATCGAGTTCTGCCCCTGCTCCGCCCAGTCGTGGATCATGAGGACGAAGTAGAGGAGGTTCAGGAGCAGGCCGCCGACCAGGGCCACCGGGGTCAGGAAGCCCGCGATCAGGCCCAGTCCCAGGGCCAGCTCCGCGTACGCGACGACGTACGCCATCGTCTTCGGGCGCGGCTTGACCACGGCCTCGAAACCGGAGCGCACCGCGTTCCAGCGGTGCTTCTCGGCCATGTCCGCCGCCCAGGCGATCCCGCTCCCCGTGAACCAGGTCTTCTTGTCCTTGTGCCGCCAGCTCTCCAGCCACCACAGGCCGAGGCCGACACGCAGCACCGCCAGCCACTGCGCGCCACTGAGCCAGATCGCATCCATGAATCTGACGGTACGTCAGATCTGGAGGAAAGCCGAGACCTCGTCGAGAATTGGCCGGGCGGCTACAACCGCGCGCCCACAACCCCGCCGACCCCGCCCACAACCAGGTCGCCTACGTCACCGGTTCCCCCCACTCCTCCTACAGGCGTGATCAATCCGCAACCAATTCCGACCTTGACCGAGACCCATCAACGTGGGACGTGGTTACGCTCGCGCTCATGGCCGACTCCAGCGACTCCAGCACCCCCGCGAGATCCCTCGCTCAGCCCACCGCCCACCCCACCGCCCACCCCGTCTACGTCATAGGCGGCGGCCCCGGTGGCCTGGCGGTCGCCCACTCGCTGCGGGCCCGGGGCATACGGGCCGTCGTCCTGGAGAAGTCCGACCGGGTGGGCGCCTCGTGGCGGCGCCACTACGACCGGCTCCGGCTGCACACCACCCGGCGACTGTCGGGCCTGCCGGGGCTGCCGATGCCGCGGCGGTTCGGGCGCTGGGTGTCGCGGGACGACGTGGTGCGGTACCTGGAGAAGTACTCCGAGCACCATGAGCTGGAGATCGTCACCGGCGTCGAGGTCTCGCGCGTGGAGCGCTCGGCCGACGGCACCGGATGGCTGCTGCACGCCTCCGGCGGGCGCGAGCTGACCGGGGGCGCGGTGGTCGTCGCCACCGGCTTCAATCACACCCCGCGTGTGCCCGACTGGCCGGGGCGGGACGCGTACGCCGGGGAGTTCCTGCACGCCGGCGAGTACCGGAACGCCAAACCTTACGCCGGTCGGGACGTGCTGGTCGTCGGGGTGGGCAACACGGGTGCCGAGATCGCCGTGGACCTGGTCGAGGGGGGCGCGTCGCGGGTGCGGCTGAGCATCCGTACCGCTCCGCACATCGTGCGCCGGTCGACCGCCGGGTGGGCCGCGCAGTACTCGTCCGTGCTGATCCGGCGCCTGCCCGTGGGGCTCGTCGACCGGCTGGCCAGGCCGATGGCCCGGCTCAGTGTGCCGGACCTGTCGGCGCAGGGACTGCCGCGCCCGGACACGGGGTTGTACTCCCGGGCGAAGGAGGGAGCGGTGCCTGTCCTGGACGTAGGGCTCATCGACGCCGTGCGTAAGGGCCAGGTCGAGGTCGTGGCCGCAGTCGAGGCGTTCGAGGACGGGAAGGTCGTCCTGGCCGACGGCAGCCGGGTCTCCCCGGACGCGGTCGTCGCGGCCACCGGGTACGCCCGCGGCCTGGAAGGGCTCGTCGGCCACCTCGATGTGCTCGACGAGCGGGGCCGGCCGGTCGTCCACGGCGGCGCCACCCCGAAGAACGCCCCCGGTCTCTACTTCACCGGCTTCACCAACCCCATCAGCGGCATGTTCCGCGAGATGGCGATCGACGCGGAGAAGATCGCGAAGGCCGTCGCCAGGACCGCCGCGGGACAGCTGTCCCGGATCTCGAGCTGACGTAGGGGTCTTCAACTCACTTACGTATGCGCCTCGTTACTTGAGAGTCAGATGTGACGGGAGAGCTGTACGTCGCCACCGCACGGGGTCAGAATGTGAGCACTGCTCAACTTTCCGGCTCCACTCCACTCCCTCTCGCCCCTGACGGAGGATGCACGTGGCACGCGAAAGACAGCTCTCCCGGCACTCCCAGCGCTCCCAGCTCCCCCAGCTCTCCCGGCGCTCACTGCTCGGCGGTGCGGCCGCCGGGGCCGTCGGACTCACCGCCGCCACCGCCGGTACGGCGTCCGCGGCGTCCACCCGTACCGTCGACGTGGTCGTCGTCGGCGGCGGGCTCGCGGGGCTCACCGCGGCCCGTGATCTGGTGGCGGGCGGGCGGTCCGTGGTCGTCCTCGAAGCCCGGGACCGGGTCGGCGGGCGGCTGGTGAACCTGAAGCTGGCGAACGGCAGCTTCACCGAGGGCGGCGGCGAGTTCGTCGGCCCCACCCAGGACCGCATCAAGGCCCTCGCCGACTCCCTCGGCGTGGCGACCTTCGCCACCTACAACGCCGGGAACAACCTCCTCTACAAGGACGGCAAGAGGACCCCGTACGACACCAGCGGACTGCTCGGTTCCGTCCCGCCGGTGGACGCGGCCGGGCTCGCCAACGCCGCGATCGTGCAGTCAGAGCTCGACAGCATGGCCAAGCAGGTGCCGGTCGACGCGCCGTGGACCGCGGCCAGGGCCGCCGAGTGGGACAGGCAGACCTTCGAGAGCTGGCTGAACGCCCACGCCGTCATCCCCTCGGCCAAGTTCCTCCTCGACGTGGCGTGTACGTCGGTGTTCTCGGCGCAGCCGCGCGAGCTCTCCCTGCTGTACGTGCTGTACTACATCGGCGCCGCCGGCAACGCCTCCACCGCCGGCACCCTGGAGCGTCTGACCGACACCGCGAACGGCGCCCAGGACTCCCGCTTCGTGGGCGGCTCCCAGCAGGTGCCGCTCAAGCTGGCGGCGACGCTCGGGGACCGGGTGGTGCTGGGCGCGCCGGTGCGCTCGATCGCGCAATCGGGCGGCCGGTACGTGGTCACCGCGGACGGGATCACGGTCACCGCGACCAGGGTGGTCGTGGCGGTGCCGCCGCCGCTGGCCGCGCGCATCTCGTACGACCCGCTGCTGCCCGCCGAGCGCGACCAGCTGTGCCAGCGGATGCCGATGGGGTCGATCGGGAAGGCGATCGCCGTCTACGACACCCCGTTCTGGCGGGCCGACGGGCTGAACGGACAGGCGGTCAGCGACTCCGGGGTCGTACGGTCGACGTTCGACAACTCGCCGCCCGACGCTTCGTACGGCGCGCTGATGGGCTTCATCGAGGCCGACGAGATGCGGGCGTACGACGCGGCGAGCGTGGACGACGTCAGGGCGGCCGTACTGAAGGACTACGCGAACTACTTCGGGGACAAGGCGAAGTCCCCGACCTCTTTCGTTCTGCAGCGGTGGGACAACGAGGGGTTCTCGCGGGGCGGACCGGTCGCCTACGCTCCGCCCGGGGTGCTGACCGAGTACGGCGCCGCGCTGCGCAAGCCGGTGGGTGGCATCCACTGGGCCGGGACCGAGACCTCCACGTACTGGAACGGGTACATGGACGGAGCGGTGCGCTCGGGCGAGCGGGCGGCCAAGGAGGTGCTGGAGGCGCTGTAGGTCGGGTGCGCAGGCCCGGGGCCGGTCATGACGCCGTCGCGGCTGCCGGTGCCGATCGGGGCGAGCCGCTTCCGCCGCGTGACCGGCCGCCCGGCGCCGGGCGCAGCCGCACGGCGGCGTCCAGGCCGGTGCCCGGCGCCGGGTGGAGGGTGATCTCGCCGCCGGAGGCGTTCACCAGATGGCGGACGATGGGCAGGCCGAGGCCGGTGCCGTCGTGGTGGGAGTCGGAGGCGCGCCAGAAGCGGTCGAAGGCGCGGCCGCGGTCGGCCTCGGACATGCCGGGGCCCTGGTCGACGACGTGGAGTTCGACGCCGGCCGGGGTGCCCGGCGACCGGTGGAGCGTGATGGTCGTGCCGGGCGGTGAGACCCGCAGGGCGTTGGCGACCAGGTTGTCGATGACCTGCTCCAGCGCCCCCGGGATCGCCCAGACCCGGCCGGCGGGGCGGCCGGTGACGGCGAGCGCGACGTACTGTTCGGCGGCCAGCGACTCCCACATGGCGACGCGGTCGGCGATGACGGTGTCCAGGTCGACCGGTTCCGGGGTGGTGGCGGAGTTCTCCAGGCGGGCCAGGGCGAGCAGGCCCTGCACCATGCGGCTGAGGCGTTCGACCTCGCCGACGGATTCCTCCAGGCTGCCGTGGGCGCGTGGGTCGAGGTAGGGCTCGAAGTTCTCCAGGCGCAGGCGCAGTGCGGTCAGTGGGGTCTTCAGCTGGTGGGAGGCTTCGGAGGCGAACGCCTGCTGGGCCTTGAGGAGTTGTTGCAGCCGGGTCGCCGTGTGGGTGAAGGAGGCGGCGAGGCTGCGGAGTTCGGGCGGGCCGGTGGTGGCGTCCGGCGGGTCGGTGAGCCGGCCGTCGGCCAGTTGGGCGGTGGCGGCCTCCAGGGTGCGCAGGGGGCGGGTGATCCAGCGGGCGAGGGTGAAGGCGACGATGGCCACGGCGGCCAGGATGCAGGCTCCGGCCAGGGCGAGGGCGCCCCAGATGCGGTGCACGCGGGAGTTGACCTCGGCCATGGGGTAGGTCAGGCGCAGGGTGCCCCGGATGGTGGTGCCGGAGGAGCCCGGCATGGTGGCCGACAGCAGGTCGTCTCCGGTGGCCACGGTCGGCCGGTTGCGCAGGGCACGGGCGATGTCCGGCTGGGCGGCGATGCTGATGCCCGTACGGCCCGACGGGTCGGAGTCGGCCAGGACGATGCCCTGCTTGTCGGTGACGAGGACGTGTCCGCCGGTGCGGGTGGCGTAGTCGCCGACGACGTCGGGCAGGGCGTCGAGGTTGCCCTTCTCGATGTTCTCCTCGGTGACCTCGGCGAGCATCGAGGCGTCGCGTTCGACGCTTTGGGAGGCGCGGGAGATCTCGCCTCGGGCGTAGATCCAGCCGAGCGGTATCTCGAGGCCGGCCAGCACGAGGATCGCCAGGCCGAGGTAGCTGAGCAGCAGACGTCGGGTCATCCGGCCGCCCCGGTCTCCACCCCAGGCTCCGGCCCGGACTCCGCGTCGTGGCCGGGGACGGTGAGGCGGAAGCCGACACCGCGGGCCGTGGTGATCCAGGCCGGGTCTCCGAGCTTGCGGCGCAGCGCGGCGACGTGGGCGTCGAGGGTCTTGGTGGGGCCGAAGAAGTGCGGGTCCCACACCGAGTCCATGATCTGCTGCCGGGAGTGGACCGTGCCGGGGTCCTCGGCGAGGTAGGCGAGCAGGTCGAACTCACGGGGTGTGAGCGAGATTTCGGCTCCGCTCAGGTGGACCTGGCGGGTGCGGCGGTTGAGTTCCAGGGTGCCGAGCAGCTGCGGTCCGGGAGCCTCGGGCTGCGCCGTCTGTTGCGTGGGCGCGGGGAAGGGCAGCGCGCCACTGGTGCGGCGGGTGACCGCTCGGATACGGGCCACCAGTTCCCGTACGCCGAAGGGCTTGGCGAGGTAGTCGTCGGCACCCAGTTCCAGGCCGACGATGCGGTCGGCCTCCTCTCCCCTCGCGGTGATCATGATGATCGGGACGGCGGAGCGGGCGCGCAGGCTGCGGCAGACGTCGAGGCCGTCCATGTCGGGCAGGCCGAGGTCGAGCAGGACCAGGTCCGGGGAGTCGTCGGTACCGGCGAGTCCGGCGGCACCGGTGCGGACATGGTCCACGGTGAATCCGTACCGGCCGAGCCCTTCGGTGAGCGGGCTGGCGATTCTGTCGTCGTCTTCGATGAGCAGGAGCCGCATGGCGCAAGGCTCGCACAGCTGTGCCAGGAGAGTTGGGCTGTTCACGGGAAGCCGCCTGGGACCTGGGAGGTGTACGGGGCGGTGAGCGGGCGCGGGGTGCCGCCCGGCCGGTCTGCACGGGAAGGTGGGAGCGGCCGGGCGGCGGGAGCGGGGCGGGGACGACGCCGACCGTGGGGAGTCAGTCGTCGGCGTGGTCTCCGTCCTCGCGTCCCTGCTCCTGCTCCCCGTGGTCGTCGTCACCGTGGTCACCGTGGTCACCGGTGACAGGCGGCAGAGCGGTCTGCGTGGGCGGGGTTGCCGTGTTCACAGCGCCGCCGGGCGGTTCGGCGGGGAGCGTCGCGTCCGGCGGGAGGGACGGTGAGCCGGGTGACTTGGGCGCGGACACCTGGGCGGTGCCGCCGGGGTTCGGGTCGGAGGTGACCGTGTCGCTGACCGTGGACAGCGCGAGGCCGAAGCCGCCGAGGAGGGCGAGTGCGGCGACGGCCGTCACGGCCGACCGGTGCCGTACCGCCGTCTCCCGCCACCGGCTCCCGGTCACCTCGGCCCCCGGCTCCGCCTCCGACTCGGCAACCGTGACTTCGGCGGAGCCGACCACGCTGTCGTCGGAGGAGGACCAGGAGTGGGAGGGAGAGGGCGAGGGGTAGTCGAAGGCATCCTCCTCGAAG
Encoded proteins:
- a CDS encoding response regulator transcription factor yields the protein MRLLLIEDDDRIASPLTEGLGRYGFTVDHVRTGAAGLAGTDDSPDLVLLDLGLPDMDGLDVCRSLRARSAVPIIMITARGEEADRIVGLELGADDYLAKPFGVRELVARIRAVTRRTSGALPFPAPTQQTAQPEAPGPQLLGTLELNRRTRQVHLSGAEISLTPREFDLLAYLAEDPGTVHSRQQIMDSVWDPHFFGPTKTLDAHVAALRRKLGDPAWITTARGVGFRLTVPGHDAESGPEPGVETGAAG